A genomic region of Glycine max cultivar Williams 82 chromosome 15, Glycine_max_v4.0, whole genome shotgun sequence contains the following coding sequences:
- the LOC100787108 gene encoding 7-deoxyloganetin glucosyltransferase: MSYTAETKPHAVFTPYPLQGHINPLFKLAKLLHLKGFHITFVHTEYNYRRFLKSKGPDALDELPDFRFETIPDGLPPSDGDVSQDIPSLCDSLRKNFLQPFRDLLARLNHSATTPPVTCLVSDCFVTFPIQAAHELGIPVLLLSPLSAAAFWGFMHYRTLVDRGIIPLKEESYLTNGYLDTKVDCIPGLQNYRLKDLPDFLRTTDPNDFMLHFFIEVAEKVPSASAVAFNTFHELERDALNALPSMFPSLYSIGPFPSFLDQSPHKQVPSLGSNLWKEDTGCLDWLESKEPRSVVYVNFGSITVMSAEQLLEFAWGLANSKKPFLWIIRPDLVIGGSVILSSEFVNETRDRSLIASWCPQEQVLNHPSIGVFLTHCGWNSTTESICAGVPMLCWPFFADQPTNCRYICNEWEIGMEIDTNAKREELEKLVNELMVGEKGKKMGQKTMELKKKAEEETRPGGGSYMNLDKLIKEVLLKQTTLE; this comes from the exons ATGAGTTACACAGCAGAGACAAAGCCTCACGCTGTGTTCACTCCATATCCACTTCAAGGCCATATTAACCCATTGTTCAAACTCGCAAAGCTGCTTCATCTGAAAGGCTTTCATATAACCTTTGTCCACACTGAGTACAACTACAGACGCTTCCTCAAATCAAAGGGTCCCGACGCCCTTGATGAGCTTCCTGATTTTCGCTTCGAAACCATCCCAGATGGCCTTCCTCCCTCGGATGGTGATGTCAGTCAAGACATACCCTCTCTTTGTGACTCTCTCAGAAAGAACTTCCTTCAACCCTTTCGTGACCTTCTTGCCAGACTTAACCATTCTGCCACTACTCCCCCAGTTACTTGCTTAGTCTCTGATTGCTTCGTCACTTTTCCTATACAAGCTGCTCATGAACTTGGAATCCCTGTCCTTCTCCTTTCTCCTCTCAGTGCAGCTGCATTCTGGGGTTTTATGCACTATCGCACTCTGGTTGATAGAGGAATCATACCCCTCAAAG AAGAGAGTTATCTGACAAATGGATATTTGGACACCAAAGTTGACTGTATTCCAGGTTTGCAAAATTATCGCCTCAAGGATCTGCCTGACTTTTTAAGGACCACAGATCCAAATGATTTCATGCTACACTTTTTCATTGAAGTGGCCGAAAAAGTTCCTAGTGCCTCTGCTGTTGCTTTTAATACTTTTCATGAGCTTGAGAGAGATGCACTCAATGCTCTCCCCTCTATGTTCCCTTCTCTTTATTCCATTGGTCCTTTCCCTTCATTTTTAGATCAAAGTCCACATAAACAGGTCCCGTCTTTAGGATCCAATCTTTGGAAGGAAGATACTGGCTGTCTTGATTGGCTTGAATCCAAGGAACCCAGATCCGTTGTTTATGTGAATTTTGGCAGCATCACAGTTATGTCTGCAGAACAACTCTTGGAGTTTGCTTGGGGTTTGGCCAACAGCAAGAAACCCTTTTTGTGGATCATTAGGCCTGACCTTGTCATTGGTGGCTCTGTGATTTTGTCATCTGAGTTTGTCAATGAAACTAGAGACAGAAGCCTAATAGCAAGCTGGTGTCCACAGGAGCAAGTGCTGAACCATCCTTCAATTGGTGTATTCCTGACTCATTGTGGATGGAACTCAACTACTGAAAGTATTTGTGCAGGAGTGCCAATGTTGTGTTGGCCATTCTTTGCAGATCAGCCAACAAACTGTAGATATATTTGCAATGAGTGGGAAATTGGGATGGAAATTGATACCAATGCCAAGAGAGAGGAGTTGGAAAAGCTGGTGAATGAGTTGATGGTGGgagagaaaggaaagaagatGGGACAAAAGACCATGGAGTTGAAGAAGAAGGCAGAAGAGGAAACCAGGCCCGGTGGTGGTTCATACATGAACTTGGACAAATTAATCAAGGAGGTGTTGCTTAAGCAGACAACATTGGAATAA